The following is a genomic window from Geoalkalibacter halelectricus.
CGCCTGGAGCAATCGGCCCGGCAGATTAAGCGCCTGGTGAACAACCTCGGTTTTAATGCGCGAGTGGAAACCGTCAACACCGTCGAAGCCTGGCTGGGCAGTCTGCCGGGGCACTCTGCGCCCAATATGCGCCGTCCCATGCTGCACACGTTGCACCTGGCGGATATGTTGCCGCTGTCATCGGTATGGGCAGGGCGTGACCGGGCTCCGTGTCCGTTCTATCCCAATGGCAGCCCGGCGCTGCTCCATGCGGCTACTGACGGCAGCACACCGTTCCGCTTGAACCTCCATATTGGGGATCTTGGCCACACGCTCATGCTTGGCCCTACCGGCTCCGGTAAGTCCACTGCGCTGGCCCTGATCGCTGCCCAATTCCGCCGTTACAAAGAGGCAACGGTTTTTGCCTTTGATAAAGGCAACTCTTTGGAGCCTTTGACGCGGGCGATTGGTGGTCAGCATTACAACGTGGCGGGCGACTCGGACGAATCAGAATTGTGCTTTGCTCCTTTGGCGTCCATCGACCAGCCGGGAGAACTTGGCTGGGCTGAGGATTGGGTAGCCACGCTGTTAGAACTGCAAGGGCTCAAGCTGAAACCTACCCAGCGCAATGAATTGCACCGCGCCCTGGTGGCTGTCCAGGAGAAAGGGGAGCGCACTTTAACGAACCTGCAAATCGAACTCCAAGACAAGGACATGAAAGATGCCCTTGAGGAATACACGATTTCCGGGGCGCTGGGCCAGCTCTTGGACTCGGAAGAAGACGGCCTGGCCGTTGGCACCTGGTCAGTTTTTGAGATTGAACAGCTTATGCACCGCTCGGATCGTGTCCGTCTTCCGGTGCTGCTCTACCTGTTCCATGTGATTGAACGCCGAATGAAGGGCCAGCCGTGCCTGCTGATCCTGGATGAAGCCTGGCTAATGCTCGGCAATGAGGTTTTCCGGGCGAAGATCCGGGAATGGTTAAAGGTACTGCGGAAGGCGAACTGTGCCGTTCTGCTGGCCACTCAAAGCCTTTCGGATGCTGCTAACAGCGGCATTCTCGATGTGCTGGCCGAATCCTGCCCAACTAAGATTTTCCTGGCGAACAAGGAAGCCTCCAGCGAGGAAAATGTCCAGCTCTATAAGCTGCTCGGCTGCAATGAGGCGGAAATTCGCACCATCACCGACATGATCCCTAAGCGTCAGTATTTCGTTCGTGGCGAGGGGCGGCGGCGCATTGAAATGGCTATTGGCCCGGTGGCTCTTTCGTTTGTTGGGGCATCGGGAAAGGAAGACATTGCAAGGGTCAGGGCATTGGAAGCCGAACACGGCGAACAATGGCCGTATTACTGGATGGAAGAAAGGGGGGTCAACTATGAATACCTTGAAGCGTAAAACTCTGGCGGCAAGTATCGCGCTTGCCTTGACTGTTTCGGCTGTGCCTCCGGTTGTTGCCGGGGGTGGCGGCCTTGCTTGTCCTGCTTGTGCTACTGAGTGGACGCAGCTCTTGAATAACGTTGAGTTGATCGACGTTGCGATCAAAGAAGCTGAAAACCTGGCGTACACAATCCGTCAGTACGAAATCATGTATGAAAATATGCGCAACCTGCCAAACCATATCAAGCAGCAAGCCCTGGCTGATCTTCATGCACTGGCCAGCATAGTTGCTAACGGCCGGGCGGTTGCTTACAGCTCGGGTCAGGTCGATGAAGACTATCAGCGCGAACACCGTTCCTTTGAGTATTACGAACAGATGCAGCGCGGGGAAACTGGCCAGCGTGACCATGCCGCTTTCAGTGAGCGTTACCGGGATTGGTCAGAAGTGAACCATGACAGTGTGCGCGGGGCTCTCCGGGCTGCCGGGCTCCAGGCCCAGCAATTCGACCGGGAAGACTCGGCGCTTCGCACCATTGAAGCGCAAATGGAAAGCGCGGCCGGCACTAAGCAACTGCTCCAGGCGGGCGGCTCTATCGCTGCCATGCAGGTGGAACAGCTCCAGAAGCTCCGGCAGCTCCAAATGGCACAAATACAGCTCCAGTCCGCACAGGTCGGCGGGTCGATTGATCGGCAAGCTGAGGATGACGCGGATCTGCAACGTGCCTTGCGTCCACTTGACGGGCTGAACGAAAACCGGGGCGGTGGCCTTGGTTGGGGCGGCTCTGTTCGTTAACTCCAAAAAGGAAAATCTCACATGGATTTCACAGCACTGAAAAACCCGGTAGTCCTGGCCATCTTGGCGGGCTCCGTCATTGTCACCAACGTGGTGACTTATAACGTGTCGTCACCCTCTGCGGATTACTGCGGCCCAGCCGTGGAACAAGCCTTGGCTGAGAACCAGGCAATGCTGGATGCACTCCAGCAACGTCTGGCCGAAGATGACGCGGATCTGGAAAGGGCGCTCCGTCCACGGGAAGGCCTGAACCCTAACCGTAGCGGCGGCCTGAACTGGAATGAATCAATCAGGTAAGGGGGTTGTCATGGGCGCACTTCGCCAAACGGGCATCCTGGCCGCTGTTGCTCTGCTGCTTTTTAGTGGTCAGGCGCTCGGTGCGGATGCTGACGTTATTCAATCCCTGCAAGATGAATTTAGGGATCAAACGGGAACCTGGTTCGGGCCGCTTAAAAGCATTGCCACCTGGTTACTGATTTCACTGGCCACGATTGCCTGGGCATGGTCGGCCGGTCAAATGGTACTGAGAAACGCGGATCTCCAGGAATTTGTAGTTGAGCTGGTCAGGCTCGTTATTTTCGTCGGGTTCTTTTTGGCGTTGATTCTCAATGCTGATACCTGGTCAACGGCGCTTATCAACGGCTTTATGTGGACAGGGAACCAGGCTGCTGGCACTGGCATAACCGGCGATGTAAACCCAGCGGCCATTCTGGAACGTGGCTTTATTCTCGGTGCCCGCATTATCGAAGCGTCGGGCAGGATCACTTATTTGGCGTTTGCCATCTTGGCGCTTGTCGCCTTGGTGCTATATGCCTTGATCGCGGCTTACGCTCTCCTGGTCATGGCTGAAATGTATATCGTGACGGCAGCCGGGGTTCTGTTGCTGGGCTTTGGTGGCTCTCAATGGACGGCAGATTATGCCAAGCGATATATCACTTATTGCGTATCTGTTGGGGCCAAGCTGTACGTTCTTTTCCTGATCGTCGGCCTGGGCGAACAGTTCATTTACAACTGGGCGATTGGCCAAGATAAAAGCCAGTTCTCCATTGTCCTGGCCATCCTCGGCGTCCTGGTGATGCTCGTCGTCCTGGTCAAGATGATTCCCGACATTATCCAGGGGATTATCAACGGTACGTCTATCGGCAGCGGTACGCCTTCCATTACTGGTATGGGTGCAGCAGTCGGTGGTGCTGCTATTGGGGCAACAGTCGGCGCAGCAGGCGGGGCTATGGCGGTGCGCGAGGCCTCGAAACTAGCAGGGGAACAACTCGGCGGTGGTGGGGCGCTGGCCTCGGCAGCAGCACCAGGCGGCGGATCTCCAGGCGGCAGCTCCTTCCTTGGCGTTCCAACTGGTGGGGCTCCAGGTGGCGGGTCTTCTGGTGGTGGATCGGGGCCGCTTCCCATGCCTGGCGGTGCTTCATCGGTTGCCGGTGCTGCATCAGGCGCGGGTCGCATGGCTCACGCTGGCCAGACACTGAAAAACCTCGGCAAAGCAGCAGGGGAAACCATCGGCGGCCGAATCATGGGCGATTACAACTCAACTCATGGTTCGCTGGGCGGGTCGATGGCTCAAAAGCTGCGGGCTGAACGGCTCGGCATGGCCGAAAGCGGCGGTGATTCTCCGCATACGGGCGGGCAGCAGGGGGCTGGAAACGCCAAAAGCATGAGTGGAAGCATTGGCCCCGGCGCAGCGTCGGCGGGGGCATCAGCGGCCAGTAATGCCATGTCAGGAGAAAGCCAGGCAAGTGCCGGGCAGCCCAGCGCTGGATCTCCAGACCTGGGCGGTGGCACGGACAACAGCCAAGCCAATAACACCAACAGCGGCAGTGGAACCGCTCCGCAACAGCAGGGAAACACCTTTGAAACGGACAGCTCCGGCAGCTCAAGCGAAAGCCAGCCGTACCACTCCCCAGCCGGTAAAAGCTGACGATATAAAGTGAAAAAAATAGCCTGCCTTGCTAGACAGGGCGGGCATTCTGCTGTTTAATGGGTTATCATATAGTGTAAGTTTTCAAGGAGAACGCAACCGATGGGAAAGAAGAAAGAGCCAACACAAATTAGCTCGCCGTACCTCGCGGCGCGGCGCGAATGGAACGAGCGTTACGGTAGCTATATCGCAACGGCAAAGATGTGGCGGGGGGTGGCCGTCACTTCGCTGGTGATCGCGGCCGTGTCGGTCGGCGGCGTCGTGCATTTTGCCAGCCAGAACAAGCTGATTCCGTATGTCGTGGAAGTCAACGCGGACGGGGATACCCTCCAGGTCTACCAGGCCAGCCAGATGCTGCCAGCGGATCGCCGGGTTGTTCGCGCCCAGCTCGCGCAGTTCATCCAGGACGTTCGTTCTGTCAGCTCCGACGTTGCTGTTCAGCGTCGCTCTATCGAACGGGCCTATGCCCACCTGAGCGGGGATCTGCCCGCTTATACCGCAATCAATACCTGGTTCCGTCAGAACGTGCCGTTTGAACGTGCGCGGAATGAAACCGTTGTCGTGGAAGTGCGCCAAGTGCTGCCCCTGTCAGATAACACCTGGCGGATTGAGTGGATCGAGCGCCCACGCTCCCGCAACGGGGAAGCCCTGCCTGCAACTCGCTGGACTGGAACGGCCAGCGTTGTAACCGGGGGCGAAGTGGATGCCCGCACCATCATGTTGAACCCGGTAGGCCTCTACATTCGTGAGTTTGACTGGTCGCGGGACTTCGCCGCCAACTAACAAGGAGATTTTGCTGTGAAAAAGACAATGACTATTGGCCTGCTTGTTGCGGGCATCGCTGCTGCCGGGTCAGCTTCTGCTAATGGGTACGCTGTTCCTGCAATCAACGGAAACGGCGCTGATCCGTTGCCGCTGTTTTCAGAAGAAATGCCTTTAACTGATCGTGACCGTGCAGCTCTTTCGCGGGCTCAAGACTGGATCAATGCAGACCAGTACCCGTTCCGTGATGGCCACCGGGTAACGTACCTGTATGGCGGCGGTCAGGCTACTGTGGTTTGCGCCCCTCTCAAGCTGTGCATGGTCGAGCTGGAGCAAGGCGAGCGCGTTGTTCAAGATGGTGTCCACCTGGGCGACTCGGCCCGCTGGATGGTCACGCCGTCAGTGGGTGCAGGTGATCGTACCCATATCATCATCAAGCCGGTGGAAGTCGGCCTGGAAACCTCGCTGGCCCTGGTAACTGATCGCCGTACTTACCACATGCGCCTGGTATCTCGCCGTGATGACTACATGCCCGCCGTGGCATTCCATTACCCGGATCGGATCGCCTCGCAGTGGCAAGCCTACTATGAGCGTGAAGAAACAGAACGCCAGCGCCGTACCCTGCCGGAAACGGGGGAAAACATCGCGGATCTGGATTTCAATTATTCCATTTCCGGCTGCTCTAGCTGCTCCTGGCGTCCGCTGCGTGTCTATAACAATGGCCAGCAGACCATCATTCAAATGGGCAGCAACATGAACCAGGCGGAAGCGCCTGCGCTCCTGGTTAAAACCCGTCAGGGTGAACAACTGGTGAACTACCGCGTCCGTGAAGATCGCTATGTTGTTGACCAGGTTTTCAATGAAGCTGTGCTGATTGTTGGCGTTGGTCGTAACCAAGACCGCGTGACCATTCGCCGGACTGGACACTAAGGGGGGCTGACATGAAACTTACAACCTCTCGTTTGGCGTTCGCCATTGCCGTTACCAGCCTGCTGGGTGGCTGCGCGACTGTCGGCCCTTGGGATAGTCAGGAAGTGGCCCAGCTCAAAGCCAGTGATGCCCGCATGGTCGCCGGTGATGTGGTCGAAGTCCTGGTAACGGAATATGCACCAGGGCAAACCACGTTTGCCCTCTCCAACGGCAAGCCCGGATCTTTTGGAATGGCCCTTGAAAGCCAGCTCCGTGAAACTGGCTATGCCGTGGCAGTCGATGGCGAAGAAAAGCCCCTCCATGCTCTGAGCCTGGCTTATGTCCTGGATGAATTGGGTCAGCCTGGCACCTATCGCGTTGGTGTCAGGGTGCAGCCCTCTTATCGTATGGAACGCCTCTATCAGATTGATTCGGCTGGCCAGCTCGTCCGGGGCAGCGGTGTAACCGTTCGCAACGGCTCCGGTCGTAGCCTCAACCCTGTGGCTGTCGCCACAAATGCAACTCCAATAAGGGAAGCGGTGGCCACGCCTGCGCCCGGCCCGGCCTTCCCTGCCATGCCCAGCACGGCAGAACGTGTTTCTCTCGATGATTACAACCGGCCGGATATGGAAACCGGCTGGTCTGTTCAGGTCTTGGCCGGGGCGAATGTGGACGATCTGGAGCGCAACCAGGCCCGCCTGGAGCGCCTGGGTCGTGAGTCCCACATAGTCAAGCTGGGAACCCTCGGCCGCATCCAGGCGCTGCGCGTTGGGCCTTTCCGTTCGGCTGAGGAAGCGCGGCCGGTGCTGCGTGAAATGCGGGCGGATCGCTATGCGGATGCGTTCCTGATTGAACCGAAGCGGGGGGGTCGTCAATGAGCGATGAACAGCACTTGAACCCTAATGCGTCACCTGACGGGCTGGACAATCCGGCCTCCGGGGTGCGGCGCATGAACAAGCTGCCGCTGATCGCTGCGGGCGGCCTTGCTTTTGTGGTGATCGTTACTCTGGTGTTTGCAGCCCAGCAGCGGGCAAACAAGGGACAATCTCAAGAGGCGGCACAAGCTGAAACGGTGCAAGCTCGGTCTACCCAAGCGGGTGCTAACGCACTCCTGCAAGGGTATGAGCTGGACGGCACTATTCCACCGGCTGGCCCTGCACCTTCCAGGTCTGCCCCTGAGCCTGCCCCGGCCGATGAAACGCCAGACGCGGAACGATCGGCAGCGGCAGCACCTCCAGCGGCTCCGCCTCGATCAGCAGCGGGCGGGCCTCCTGCTCGCGCTCCTGAGCTGTCGGAAGAAGAACGGCGGCGGCTCCAACGTGCCCGCCAGTTCCGTGAGGATCTGTTTTATGACGCGGTGGTATCTAATACTGCCGTGCAGATCCGGGACGGCGGCCAAAGCCAAGGCCAGGGCGGCGCTGCTCGACCGGCCGGGGCTCTTGGTAGTGAAGGCATGGCCGCTGAACGTGAACGCCGAATTGCTGAGAACATGCGCCTTGCCGGAATGGCTGGGGGTGGTGGCACTGGTGGCGGTGCCAACCTGCCATTCTTTGAAGGCATGGGGGGTGATGACGCTGATCCGAACCTGCGAGCTCGCAAGGACGAATTTCAGCAGACCACGCGAACCTATGGCTATAGCTCTGAGTTCAGACGGCCCCAGCTAACGCCGTATGAATTGCGCGTTGGCACGGTGATTCCTGCGGTGATGATCGGCGGCATCAACTCCGATTTGCCGGGTGAGATTATCGCTCAAGTCAGCCAGAACGTCCGTGATACCAGAAGTGGCCAGCATATCCTGATTCCCCAAGGCTCGCGGCTCATTGGTACTTATGACAGCCACGTTGCAATGGGGCAGCGCCGGGTAATGGTCGGCTGGCATCGCGTCCAATTCCCGGACGGCTCCACAATGGAGCTGGGCAACATGGGCGGCACTGATCCAGCCGGTTATGCAGGGTTCAATGATAAGGTGAATAACCACTATTGGCGGATCTTCGGTAACGCTACGCTGCTTTCTATCATTGGTGCCGGTGCCCAACTATCCCAGCCGGATAGCGGCAACAACAGCAATTCCACCAATGCGCGGGAAGAACTCGCGGCAGAACTCGGCCGCCAGTGGGGGCAAGTTGGTCAGCAGATGATTCGCCGCAACATGAATATCCAGCCCACGCTGGAGATTCGCCCTGGTTATCAATTCAACGTGATGGTAAACAAGGATCTGATCCTGGAGCCTTACGCGGAATTGCCGACAGGGAGATAAGTCATGGCGTATCTAGTCATACTGCCGTTGATAGCCGGGGTGATCTTCGCCCTGGTTATCTACCTCCGGCGCGGTACTCGCCCAACGTCCAAGCGCGACCTGGTGAAGTTGGGGGTAATATCAGGGGGATTTGTTGCCCTGGCTCTGGCTGCGGCCATCCATTTGGCGTTGAATGGTGCCCTGGGGTAGCGGAAAGGGATAGCCCGCTCGCCTTGGCCTAGTGGGTGCGTCACCTGCTTAGTGGTGAGCAGCCGGGGGCATCCCGGCACCAGTAGCAGCCCGGCCATTGTGCCGGGTTTTTTATTGCGGTGCCTTTTAACAAAAGGCGCATAATGTTGAATGTTTTGGGCTTACGACATATAATTAGTGCGGTATGGCGGGGCTTTCGCGGCAGCTTGCAGGCGACCAGGCAAAAGCACCAACCGGCGTAATGTTGAAAGTGAAAAGGAGTGGTTCGAATGAGAAACAACCCACCACTAAAGAAAGGCACAATCTTAGCGGAAAATGCCTGCATTTTTTGGGATTCCGATTTAGGGATAGTCTCTGTTGTCGAGGTCGGTCGGACTGTCCCGCATGAAGTTAATAAACTTAGGTATTCCGGTGGGGCCTGTTATGCCCAATGGAGAGAAGATTGCAGTAGCAACTCCCAAAAAGCACAGATTCTGTGCCTAAGACAGTTCTGGAACCTTGTTTATATATATGAGATTGACCCGGTTACAGCGGACAACGCTTTATCAGAAATAATTGAATATCAAGCGGCGTTCAAGGATTGATTTCAAAATGGAAAACAATATTACCGAACTGGCCAGAACCGGATTTGTCCTGATCCGGGGGCTTTTGGATGGCCGCATAAAGGGCGGGCAAAAGGCGGCCCTGGATCTTGCGGAAGCGCTCCACAACCTGCCGGATACCGGCAACTCCTTTGCTTATGAGCTTACGGCGCAGCAACTCCGCGAATTTGCAACGAAATACCCGCACTTGGGGGATCTGCTTACGGGGCTGACGAATGATCTGTTTTATAACTGATATACGCGAAGGCGAAATGGACATTCTGAGCCCGGTCAAGCATGAACCGCTGCTTGTCCTCGGCCTCGATGGCGGCCTGATTGACCAGGTGCTTGCTCCTGCCTCTGGCTGGACGCATGACGCCCTGGTTATTCAAGGCGAACGGTTAACGCCAAAAACAAAGCAAGGCGCGGAAGCCTTCCTGGGCCCCGTGTGGGTCGGGGGGACTGAGGTTTGATCTCTATGCTGATCTCCGGGGAGCTGCGGCCTTCCCGGATCTTCAAGTTAGTGGTGGCGGCCATTCCGATGCTGCTGTTCCTGGTTGTGCTGGCCTTCATCCTGTACGGCCGGTGGAAGGAAAAAAGGGGCGGCCGTGCAACTGACGATAGATGACCACGAACGGGGCAAGGACTTCGTTACCGAATCCGAGCATAAGCGGCTGCTCCAGGGTGCTGGCCAACTCCGCAATCCTGAACGAAACCAGCTCTTGGTGATGATGCTCTATCGCCACGGGCTCCGGGAAACGGAAGCGGCCAACCTGACAATCCAGGATCTGCAACTGGAGTCAGCCCGGCTATGGGTGCGCCGGATCAAGGGCGGACTATCCACTGAACACCCGATTGAAGGGGATGAACTGCGACTGCTGCGGCGCTACCTCCGCACCAGGTCGCTGAATCTTCCCTGGCTGTTTGTGAGTGAACGGGGCGGCCCTCTGTCCAGGCACTCGATCATATACACAATAGGGCAAGCGGCATTGAAAGCAGACCTTGGCCATGTGACGCCGCACATGCTCCGGCATGGCTGCGGTTACTACCTGGCCAATAAGGGGTATGACCTCCGGCTGATCCAGGACTACCTGGGGCACCGTGATCCAAAGCATACGGCTCGATATACCAGAACGGCATCCGTTCGCTTTACCGGCCTATGGGGGAACAAGGCATGATTCCATTTTGGCGTTGGGCGCTCTTGCGCCTGTTCCGCGTCCGGGTGCGCTATACCCGGCACGTTACCAGGTCACTGGCCACCAGGCCGGTGATATTGACCTGCAACCACTTGTCCATGCTGGACGGCGTGTTGATTGCTCTGGCTTCACCTCGGCCCCTGGTGTTTGCCGTGAACGTGAACCACGCACAACGTCACCCTGTCACCAGCCGGGTGCTGGGCGCTATGTCGGCCATCGGCTTGGGGCGAGTGGTGCCGGTGGACTCTACGCGGCCCGTGGCGGCCCGTGGGCTGCTCCAGGCGCTGCACCAGGGGGATAGCGTTATGATCTTCCCGGAAGGGCGCATAAGCCCCACGGGGCGGCCTCTGGAGCCAATGCCGGGGGTGGACTGGCTGGCTGGTCGTGCGGGGGTGCCGGTTCTTTCTCTCCGGCTGCGGGGCTCGCATCGCTCCCGGTGGTTTGGCAAGGCTGGATCTGAGGCTTGGCCACGGATCTGGCTACGCTTCTAAGCAAATAAAAAACCCGGCGCTATGGCCGGGCTTTCCGTTACAGTCCAAGGCTTCGCGCTTCGCCTCGGCTCTTGCTGCGCTTCTGTTCCTCGCGCTCCTTCTCTCGCTCCTGTTTCTTCTCCAGCATCTGTTCCCGCTGATCGCGGGCGTTGACCGTTGTTCTCGCTTGGGCCAGCCCCTGTTCCACCTGACGCTGAACTGTGGCCAGGCCTCGGACACGGTGCAGGTCGGAAAAGTCGGTGAACTCGCGGCCTTTCTCCTGGGCGGTGAACTGCGGGAAGATAGCCCGGCCGCCTACGGCCTTGGCTGCCTCATTGGCTTTCACTCGGCCGGAATTGGGCAGCGCCGGGGTGCGCTCCGGCAAATGCCGGTCATCGTCACCCAGCACGGCTATGGTGCGCTCCGGGAACATCTGCTTGAACTCCTGGGCAACGTCTTGAAGGTTGTTGTCCTGGAACGCGACCACTACCGGGCGGCCGGTGGCCATGTGAATGCTGGCTGACGTACCAAAGCCGGTACTAATCAGCAGCGGTTCGTGGGCGTCCTGGGCCGCCAGGGCATCCTTGCCGCCAATGACCTGGTAGCAGCCGGAAACCTTCGCGTCTTTCTCGTAACCCTTAAAGCCGG
Proteins encoded in this region:
- the trbJ gene encoding P-type conjugative transfer protein TrbJ translates to MNTLKRKTLAASIALALTVSAVPPVVAGGGGLACPACATEWTQLLNNVELIDVAIKEAENLAYTIRQYEIMYENMRNLPNHIKQQALADLHALASIVANGRAVAYSSGQVDEDYQREHRSFEYYEQMQRGETGQRDHAAFSERYRDWSEVNHDSVRGALRAAGLQAQQFDREDSALRTIEAQMESAAGTKQLLQAGGSIAAMQVEQLQKLRQLQMAQIQLQSAQVGGSIDRQAEDDADLQRALRPLDGLNENRGGGLGWGGSVR
- the trbL gene encoding P-type conjugative transfer protein TrbL; amino-acid sequence: MGALRQTGILAAVALLLFSGQALGADADVIQSLQDEFRDQTGTWFGPLKSIATWLLISLATIAWAWSAGQMVLRNADLQEFVVELVRLVIFVGFFLALILNADTWSTALINGFMWTGNQAAGTGITGDVNPAAILERGFILGARIIEASGRITYLAFAILALVALVLYALIAAYALLVMAEMYIVTAAGVLLLGFGGSQWTADYAKRYITYCVSVGAKLYVLFLIVGLGEQFIYNWAIGQDKSQFSIVLAILGVLVMLVVLVKMIPDIIQGIINGTSIGSGTPSITGMGAAVGGAAIGATVGAAGGAMAVREASKLAGEQLGGGGALASAAAPGGGSPGGSSFLGVPTGGAPGGGSSGGGSGPLPMPGGASSVAGAASGAGRMAHAGQTLKNLGKAAGETIGGRIMGDYNSTHGSLGGSMAQKLRAERLGMAESGGDSPHTGGQQGAGNAKSMSGSIGPGAASAGASAASNAMSGESQASAGQPSAGSPDLGGGTDNSQANNTNSGSGTAPQQQGNTFETDSSGSSSESQPYHSPAGKS
- a CDS encoding tubulin-specific chaperone A, with the translated sequence MDFTALKNPVVLAILAGSVIVTNVVTYNVSSPSADYCGPAVEQALAENQAMLDALQQRLAEDDADLERALRPREGLNPNRSGGLNWNESIR
- a CDS encoding TrbI/VirB10 family protein; the protein is MNKLPLIAAGGLAFVVIVTLVFAAQQRANKGQSQEAAQAETVQARSTQAGANALLQGYELDGTIPPAGPAPSRSAPEPAPADETPDAERSAAAAPPAAPPRSAAGGPPARAPELSEEERRRLQRARQFREDLFYDAVVSNTAVQIRDGGQSQGQGGAARPAGALGSEGMAAERERRIAENMRLAGMAGGGGTGGGANLPFFEGMGGDDADPNLRARKDEFQQTTRTYGYSSEFRRPQLTPYELRVGTVIPAVMIGGINSDLPGEIIAQVSQNVRDTRSGQHILIPQGSRLIGTYDSHVAMGQRRVMVGWHRVQFPDGSTMELGNMGGTDPAGYAGFNDKVNNHYWRIFGNATLLSIIGAGAQLSQPDSGNNSNSTNAREELAAELGRQWGQVGQQMIRRNMNIQPTLEIRPGYQFNVMVNKDLILEPYAELPTGR
- the trbG gene encoding P-type conjugative transfer protein TrbG; protein product: MKKTMTIGLLVAGIAAAGSASANGYAVPAINGNGADPLPLFSEEMPLTDRDRAALSRAQDWINADQYPFRDGHRVTYLYGGGQATVVCAPLKLCMVELEQGERVVQDGVHLGDSARWMVTPSVGAGDRTHIIIKPVEVGLETSLALVTDRRTYHMRLVSRRDDYMPAVAFHYPDRIASQWQAYYEREETERQRRTLPETGENIADLDFNYSISGCSSCSWRPLRVYNNGQQTIIQMGSNMNQAEAPALLVKTRQGEQLVNYRVREDRYVVDQVFNEAVLIVGVGRNQDRVTIRRTGH
- a CDS encoding VirB4 family type IV secretion/conjugal transfer ATPase, giving the protein MHALKEHRSPTKALPDLLNWAAVIDDGIVLNKDGSLMAGFFYRGQDLATVTAAERNRVSAVVNAALSKLGSEWMLHQDAVRVEARAYPAPEESAFPDPITALIDQERRYQFGREGSHYESIYAIVITYLPAKLTQSKVADMMFEETGNANKKGRSGAGDRALRQFKSALLEIEDRLSSVLDLNRMQGVPYVDEDGREHINDQLLQFLHYSLTGNPHPINLPPCPMYLDAVIGGHEFWSGIVPRLDDKLIQVVAIDGFPQESYPGILAALDQVPVQYRWNTRFIFQDPVDAQAGLRAYRRKWQQKVRGFWDQVFHSQQTAKGSVDQDAAQMVAEAESALAEASSGLVTYGYYTSVVVLMDDNRERLEQSARQIKRLVNNLGFNARVETVNTVEAWLGSLPGHSAPNMRRPMLHTLHLADMLPLSSVWAGRDRAPCPFYPNGSPALLHAATDGSTPFRLNLHIGDLGHTLMLGPTGSGKSTALALIAAQFRRYKEATVFAFDKGNSLEPLTRAIGGQHYNVAGDSDESELCFAPLASIDQPGELGWAEDWVATLLELQGLKLKPTQRNELHRALVAVQEKGERTLTNLQIELQDKDMKDALEEYTISGALGQLLDSEEDGLAVGTWSVFEIEQLMHRSDRVRLPVLLYLFHVIERRMKGQPCLLILDEAWLMLGNEVFRAKIREWLKVLRKANCAVLLATQSLSDAANSGILDVLAESCPTKIFLANKEASSEENVQLYKLLGCNEAEIRTITDMIPKRQYFVRGEGRRRIEMAIGPVALSFVGASGKEDIARVRALEAEHGEQWPYYWMEERGVNYEYLEA
- a CDS encoding tyrosine-type recombinase/integrase; the encoded protein is MQLTIDDHERGKDFVTESEHKRLLQGAGQLRNPERNQLLVMMLYRHGLRETEAANLTIQDLQLESARLWVRRIKGGLSTEHPIEGDELRLLRRYLRTRSLNLPWLFVSERGGPLSRHSIIYTIGQAALKADLGHVTPHMLRHGCGYYLANKGYDLRLIQDYLGHRDPKHTARYTRTASVRFTGLWGNKA
- a CDS encoding SPOR domain-containing protein, with protein sequence MKLTTSRLAFAIAVTSLLGGCATVGPWDSQEVAQLKASDARMVAGDVVEVLVTEYAPGQTTFALSNGKPGSFGMALESQLRETGYAVAVDGEEKPLHALSLAYVLDELGQPGTYRVGVRVQPSYRMERLYQIDSAGQLVRGSGVTVRNGSGRSLNPVAVATNATPIREAVATPAPGPAFPAMPSTAERVSLDDYNRPDMETGWSVQVLAGANVDDLERNQARLERLGRESHIVKLGTLGRIQALRVGPFRSAEEARPVLREMRADRYADAFLIEPKRGGRQ
- a CDS encoding lysophospholipid acyltransferase family protein — translated: MIPFWRWALLRLFRVRVRYTRHVTRSLATRPVILTCNHLSMLDGVLIALASPRPLVFAVNVNHAQRHPVTSRVLGAMSAIGLGRVVPVDSTRPVAARGLLQALHQGDSVMIFPEGRISPTGRPLEPMPGVDWLAGRAGVPVLSLRLRGSHRSRWFGKAGSEAWPRIWLRF